The Brachyhypopomus gauderio isolate BG-103 chromosome 1, BGAUD_0.2, whole genome shotgun sequence genome includes a window with the following:
- the amigo3 gene encoding amphoterin-induced protein 3: MPGARGVAAPLMVSSLLLHLAGAGLPAGCLRVSDILSCSDLGLEQAPTWLPVTTATLDFNHNRLVRLEEDSFAGLPNLVTLRVAHNRLSSLAPGAFRNMSGLRHLDLSSNHLYKVDNHYFQELVGMEELLLFNNHIARVESNALIGLRGLRKAYLSHNRLTDFPFFSIQEHNHPFLVTLDLSSNRILKLPLEDISALPPSVQGGLFLHNNSLICECAMYGLFRTWEQKGFVSVCDYRADHTCLLYGEPRAAVQFLQHSRFFENCTVKALSLIGETVSSLQVYTGDSVLLECPSSLKGHQLTYQWVSPHQEYIVPPGNSNAMRMYGNGSLEIAAARVEDSGVYWCMVQDHRQSRNQTHEVNVTVVDRHHEVEPFNTGFTTLLGCVVSLVLVLVYLYLTPCRCWCRKPPPPPPATPSPAYECSGQPSILVPTPPATTEGPGRKVSNSKHVVFLEPIKEAQNGRLREAAMSDHARPHAPRGDSASFFSDSTSIVP, translated from the coding sequence ATGCCTGGCGCTCGGGGCGTGGCCGCCCCTCTGATGGTGAGCTCTCTGCTGCTGCACCTGGCCGGGGCCGGCCTGCCCGCCGGCTGCCTGCGAGTGTCCGACATCCTCAGCTGCAGCGACCTGGGGCTGGAGCAGGCGCCCACGTGGCTGCCCGTCACCACCGCCACCTTGGACTTCAACCACAACCGCCTGGTCCGGCTGGAGGAGGACAGCTTCGCGGGCCTGCCCAACCTGGTCACGCTGCGTGTGGCCCATAACCGGCTGAGCTCCCTCGCCCCGGGGGCCTTCCGCAACATGAGCGGCTTGCGGCACCTGGACCTTTCCTCCAACCACCTGTACAAGGTGGACAACCACTACTTCCAAGAGCTTGTGGGCATGGAGGAGCTTCTCCTCTTCAACAACCACATCGCCAGAGTGGAGAGCAACGCGCTGATCGGCCTGCGTGGCCTGCGCAAGGCCTACCTCAGTCACAACCGCCTGACCGACTTCCCCTTCTTCTCCATCCAGGAGCACAACCACCCTTTTCTGGTCACGCTGGACCTGAGCTCCAACCGCATCCTGAAGCTGCCCCTGGAGGACATTTCGGCTCTGCCCCCCTCCGTGCAGGGCGGCCTGTTCCTGCACAACAACAGCCTGATCTGCGAGTGTGCGATGTACGGCTTGTTCCGAACGTGGGAGCAGAAAGGCTTTGTCTCGGTGTGTGACTACCGGGCGGatcacacctgcctgctctACGGGGAACCTCGCGCCGCGGTGCAGTTCCTACAGCACTCCCGCTTCTTCGAGAACTGCACCGTAAAGGCACTAAGCCTGATTGGGGAGACGGTGAGCAGTTTGCAAGTGTACACCGGAGACTCTGTGCTACTGGAATGTCCGAGCTCACTGAAGGGACACCAACTCACCTACCAGTGGGTGTCCCCTCACCAGGAATATATCGTCCCACCGGGCAACAGCAATGCAATGCGTATGTACGGAAACGGGAGTCTGGAGATCGCCGCGGCTCGAGTGGAAGACTCCGGCGTGTACTGGTGCATGGTCCAAGACCACAGGCAGTCTCGCAACCAGACTCACGAGGTGAACGTGACGGTGGTAGACCGCCACCACGAGGTGGAGCCCTTCAACACGGGATTCACCACTCTCCTGGGCTGCGTGGTCAgcctggtgctggtgctggtgtaCCTTTACCTGACGCCCTGCCGCTGCTGGTGCCGCAAACCACCGCCCCCACCGCCCGCCACGCCCAGCCCCGCCTACGAGTGCAGTGGGCAGCCTTCCATCCTGGTGCCCACGCCGCCCGCCACCACGGAGGGGCCCGGCCGCAAGGTCAGTAACAGCAAGCATGTGGTCTTTCTGGAACCCATCAAGGAGGCGCAGAACGGGAGGCTGAGGGAGGCGGCCATGTCTGACCACGCCAGGCCGCATGCTCCCCGAGGAGACTCCGCCTCGTTTTtctcagactccacctccatcgTGCCATGA